The following DNA comes from Centropristis striata isolate RG_2023a ecotype Rhode Island chromosome 3, C.striata_1.0, whole genome shotgun sequence.
TCCcctgggagagaggagaggaaatgtgAGAAGGAGGGAGTGAAGATGAAAAGACTGTCTTGCTGCAGATCATAATCTATAAGGGTGTATGAACTAAAGTACAAGAACATATACGATTGGGATGACTATCGAGACTATCATCAGAATTCGTTGTCCTTGCAGCAAAAACAAAGATACTTACACATAAATGcatgagaataataataagggctggttgaaaacaacaaatgaatgaaaatcaTGCTATTAATCAACCATTTAACTTCATAATACTGGCAtcaaataataacattaatgatggcTTTGTTGTATTGTGTCCCAGTAATCTATGATCGTGTGACAATGAGCACAATAGCAGGGCGCTAAACCAGAACACAAGCAGCTGTATGGAATTCAgccattattatttattttcagctgtggccaaaaaataattaaatgccTGAATTTGAAAGTACAGCCCTCCTGCTGCTGTCCTAAGTCTTCTTACTGTAACAATTTTAAGAGAATTTCTGTCCTGTTTTCCTAGCAGGCTTAAGGTGACATACTGCgtttcagagatggagagaaactgTTGCTAACAGTTTAGCTTTATGCTAGCAGCTAGCCATGGCTCACGGCAGTTAGCAGATGGCGAAAGTATtagcaacattttctctccCAATCTGGAATGCTTCGCCAAAACtcgtgattttttcccccatcagaatctacacggtcgcccatgaagttgaaatgattttgttttcaggtaaaatcctgttaattgtggtttcattttcattgtgatatgtttgaaagagattgattaataaagttttgagaagataaacacttctgtcaagaataaatcacattgtcataatcatttcatggaaggaggtcaaaatatttttatgccaACTTTATGGGAAACTGTGTATTTTAAACCCTTTTTGTGATaagtgtgtcttcttttttgaaTTGCTTTGCAGTGCATGCGGTTGTTGCCAATGctggaaaaacaacttttctggAGGATTTTATTATTCAGGCTTTCCCCATCTGAAGGGATGTGCATCTGCATTTGTAGAACAGCCAATATGGGAGACCCTCTCTCCGAAATGACCTCTGGCCAAAGTTGGCTGTAATGGGTGCAAATTTTCTAAAGCCTAAAACAAAGCTAAGAGGAGGTGAAGGGGGCTTTGTTTTCTCTTAAACCACTTATATTACAATATCCTTGAACGGgcattttatgaaaaacaaactgCCTTTATCTCAGCTTTAATCTGATTGTTTACACCAGCTCATTCATATGAAAGACACATTCATAATGGATACCTTTGCTGCCAGTGATGTTGGCATTGGGAGGCGGCGTGGCCACCTTGAGAGCCAGGCCGTAAGCCCCCTGGAAGGAGTTACTGTCTCTGATGAGGAAAGTTCCTGGCTCCTTGTCCTTTAAAACAGCTATGGCTATGGCAGAAAAGACACATTGGAGTATGGGTGCTGTAATCTCAAATAAGTGACACAGCAATGCCAATATATCATCGCCCTATATTATAACTCACCTTGGTCTCTGGTGATGCCCGGTCTGTACCAGTACTTGGAGCTGTCCTGGACAAACTTAGCATTGACCCGGATGTCTGCGTCCTCCCTACAGCTGTTTGAAGACCCCCGTCTCTGCTCTCCCACAGACGGGGAGAAACTAACATGGTGCGTGGGGGAAGGAGCTGAGGAGGCCCGGAGAAGAGAGTTGTGTCCGTTTAGGGATCCAGGCGTTGACGAAAGCCTTTTCTTCTCAGGTAGCGGCGGTTGGAAGGCGGGGATGGTGACTGCAGTGTACCCAGTGTACGGTACATGAGGGACGTTTAGTAATGGGTAGTAATAAGAAGCTAAGGGGAAGGTTGGTGTATGATATCCATCAGGCACAGGTGACGGTGGTTTGGTGTCTGTTGAGGTGTCTCTTTCTGGAGTCAGTCTTTGCACCGCTGCGTCTGTAGCTAATGGGGAGCGCTGGGGAGAACACTGAAGGTCCGGTGAGCCAATAGGAGAATTTGGAGAAGTGGTGGAAGGGCTAGAGCTGAGACTGGCACAAGGGTTCATGGACAAACCGCTGCTGCTGTCAGATGGGGTATCGCTAGGCAGGGCAGAGCCATTCAGTTGCACTTGGACTGGCGTGATGATGACAGTGGCATAGCTTGAGGCCTGTAATTGGTTAGATCCCTCTGAACCTCCTGTGATCTGGGTTGCTCCAGGCTTACCGTCAGAGCTTAAACTCTGCTCACCTGATGGTTGTGTGGCGCTTAAGGATGTGTTGGGGCTTTGGGTTTCTCTTGGTACGGGTGTGATGGCTTTGCTGCTATTTGTGCCAGACTCCAGATGTGTAGGGGTGTCTTGGCTTTGAGGAGGACTATCAGCAGTAACACTAAGGACAAGGCAAAACATTCTGGATtaatctctttcttttcttttcaacttTAGTAGATGTGAAAAAAGAAAGCTTCACCCAcctgtcttctgtgtgtgtagGGCTGCTGCTACCAATGATGGTGTAGTCTTGATCAGAGTCCAGTCCAGGGGTGCTTGATTGGCCATTAGAGTCCGATTTACCCTCTGAACCCTGGGATATGTCGTCCTCTGTGTCAGCCTTAACCTGTTCGACTTTAAGAAGCGAgatacaacaaaaaagaaattagaaaaataaGAAGTAACAAAcatgttatttaaatgtaaaactcaTTCCGTTATATTCATCATTCACCTTTGTGATGCTCAGTGTGGTGCTGGTCTTTAGATCTAGAGGGAGTCTCAGGCAGCCTCCCTCTTCCAGGAGAGGGGCTACTGGCAGGCAGAGGCGAGGCTGATCCAGAGTGGTACCCTGAGGCGTAACCCCGGCTCTCATGGCTCTCGGCTGGGGATGACTGATAAGGAGAGCAGGGACAGGAGTGGCGGGGCTGTGGAGGGGTGTGATACCCACTGCTGGCTCCATCCCGCACATCCATCAGAGACTGGGGGCTGGGGTAGCCCTGATGAGGTCCAATGGCATATCTAGGATCTGGATTAGGACTCTGATCCAAACTGGTGTGAGCACGAAATGCCGGCATGGCTGATTTGCACTGCCAGAACTCTGCCTCTCGTGCCGCCTCCCATGGATTTTCAGTTTCCCATAGCGGAGGCACCTCTCTCATTCGTTGTACCCCTGCTCCTTGAGACCAGTGCAGGTTTTCTGATTGGTTGGGGTGCAATGGGTGGAATGCTCGAACTGAGGCTGATTGGTGCTCTCGCCTACTGGAGCAGTCCCGACAGGGACAACCAGAGGACGGTGCTGGGGAGCTGAAGAACATTTCCCTGTAAGGGCTAGAGGGCAGAGATTGATGGGAGAGATGAGAGGCTGGATTGTGGCTGGAATAATGGAGGAGGTGACACTCTTCCCCGGTGCAGAGTCTGTTTAAGGCTGGGAGGGTGTGGCTATGTgggtgggtgtgttcaggggtGGAATAAGGGTAGCAAGGCCTGAGGAGACAGGGCAGgggcggaggaggaggtggacgTTCCCATGGTAACTCTGGTAAAGGATGAGCACTATGTCGATGGCAGAGTTCCATATGAGTTGAATGAGGAGGTGGGGACATAGATTTGGATGGTAAGGCTGGCAGTGTTTGGCTTTTTGGATTCTTTTTAACGCTGTTGCAACGGCCGAGACAATGACTGTCAGAAAAGCAGGGCTCCCTCTCCCATCCGCCATCGCCACACTTTGCACCTGTTCGACCACAACATGAGTGCTCTCGCCTTAAACCCCCGGGACTCGGCGGGTCCCCATCATCTAAAATTGCTGTCTCTCTAtccttttctttccctcttcttttctcctttGCTCCATCTTCTCCATCTCCTCTTCTCGACGGGCTGtcaatgttttctctctctgggcGGTTTATGGACGGAGAGGCGTCTTCCAGGTGATTGGAGGCGACTGACAATCGGTTAGAGTCAGAGGTGTAGGTGAGAGGCTGGGGCTGGCTTGGAGTTTGAAGCTTGACTGTAGGGCTGCTAGTGAGGCATCCATTGGGCGACGCAGCTGAGGCAGTCGAGCCTGGCCCACGGCGCTTCCTCACCTGGGCGTACAGGCTGCCGTCCAGAGGGCCCCTCGTGTGAGGGATATCTGGCAGAATCAAGAAGAAGGGATTGTGATGGGATGTTTTAATGTGAAGcttactgtttgtgtgtgcacatttcTTACTTTCAATGCTGTCTTGGTGGTGCAGGTTGAAGTTCTCATAAGAATCCCATCTGACCACAGGGTCCGATGTGTTGTAGTCCACTTTGATGGAGGCGTCATTCTTGCGGTATTCTCGACCTTGGAAAACAAACATTACGATATGAGGTgtatgaaaatattctaaaaacaaaGAGATGAATAAAAAGACAGTTAATAATATTCACCTTTCATTTTTTCTGGCCCGTTGGAGAAGATAAATTCGACTGTAGCATCTGGAGGGAACCTGTCATCTACAGAAAGATGAGCATAAAGACAGTGACTAAAATATCCAGGCTGTAACTACAGAGACTGATAAAAACATTCACAAGAAAGTGCTTTCATGCCTTATATTGGAAACAGAGAAATCACTTCAAAGAATTGTATCTGAAATGAGGTTTCTTTTCACTTTCATGCACAAGTGTGGGtaatattatttatacattgtAGCACTTAGAGCAACTGCCACGAGACTGCTGCTTACTGAGCCATGTACAAGCATTTCTTTTTCATCTAAACTAGCACTGCCATTTGACATTTGCCTcagaatacacacaaacaccacaGTGGACTGAAGTAAGTTGCTCTTGCATTATACAGATGTGTAAACCATTTCAATGAAGCAATGAAAATACAAAGAAGGAGGcttcctttttttcattcatatgtTTACAACATTCAATTTTAGTGTAGTAAAGTGAGTATAGTCTAAACAACTgaccagtaatgtaatgtaagttCTATAGTTTTCCTTATGCACATcagggttattatagttaacgaaaactaatgaaataacgaaaactagaattgaaaaaacattttcgttaactgaaattaaaaaataaaaactagagttttttttaaaaacgataactaactgaaactgtattttgtggttacaaaactaactaaaattatagtgaaaatgtccttagttttcgtttttgtcaacttttttcattcataactcagtgtatttatttgaacatacaacacatggtaaatatgtttactgagactgggatgtttacactagaaccaaaattcaaaacacccagaactttAAGAGtaaataaccttattggggctgagatggataaaccaaaggaaataaaggaaacatttattatggcctctttgaatcacgcacccaacaaataccccattacaaaaaaactaaaactaacactaaaactaataaaaactaaactaaaactagaaaacttactctaaaaactaactaaaactaacggaatttgaaaacaaaaattcacaacaaaattaaaactaaaactaatgaaaaacccaaaactattataaccttgatgcaCATGCAgcataaatacctttcattccAATCTCCTCTGTAATGGCTTCATGACTGTCCAAAAACCATGAATTGCTCCTCTTTTCTATCCCATGCATTTCCTCCGAAACTAAAAAGCCTCAGTTTTTAATACCTGTGCAGGCCAGGTCCAGTTCAGTCTTTCCAAACCACAGCTGGGCTCCGTGGACAGTGCAGGTGTGGAACTGGACTCTGAACACCAcctccctctctgctgctcGACTCCGCCGGTGGTAGCACTTCACCTGCAGAAGAGGATGCAGATTAGAAAGCAATGTACAAAGACGAAGGCTTATTTCACATGGGCTGTCTCAGAAAGTTGATACATTAATAGACAAGTGTGAGGAaactaaatacaattttaattttttctgttattttgtgtgttttaatggacGTCGTATGTCTTTGGTGCATGTTTCTGCCGTGGCAACTGATTACCCCCTGAGACAAATAAAGTACTTCCATGTCTTTCTAGGTCACCAAGGGCTCTGAATGTTTTTACCCTCTCACAGAGACATGCAAGATAGcgtaagaaaaataattaagcaTGCATGTTCACAGTCTTCAGAGGATTTGTAGCTTAAGTGGTTTAAAAATAATCATGTTACAAAAGTGCATCAAAGTCAGGAGGAGAAAAAGCAACTTTAGCAGACAATGTACAATGTGCTGTATGTGTGGATATGAATAGGATTTCAATCAAAGTAAGGTTTCCAATTCGTTACACAGTGCACAATTAGCTATTTCTCACCATAATGTCCCCCTTTAATAACAGCGCTGGCTCCATGGTCACACACAGCTTCCTTGCCCTGGAGCTCTGGGGAtcactagacacacacacacacacacacacggtatttaaaaaaaactcccacACCAgctcaaaacacataaaaccagtCAAAACATGTCTCCGCTGGGTAAAACAGTGgtaaacaacataaactttAACATAAGCACAGAGCAGCCTACAGCTAAACATAGACAGCAGCCTGTATAGACAACATCTGTCAGTCGGACAGGGAAAGGATGGAAAGGAGTCTGCCCGCAGCTGAAAAACGCAGTAACTGGACAGCCGGCCAGGTACTTACTAGACGCCTGAAGTGTAGACGAGCTGTAGAGACTGGTAGATTTTCAGGAATGGATAGTAAcctgcagacacaaaaaaagttgagtaAAAAGAGGGAGAGTTTGCAGACAAAggctttatatttttttctagtcaGTATTCAACAAAATACTGTAACTGCACTTCAAGCCAATATATAGCATTAGTTTGTGTTAAACTGACCTCCTCCCGTCTGGAAGTTTGGTAGTGATGGAATGAGGATCTGGTGCAGGAAGAGAGGActgctgttcattttaatggtacCTGACAGCAACCCGCCAAAGTAGTAGATGTACCTGAAGAAGAGAGGTGAGGAAATATAGTGTTGAGAGCAGGTAGTGACATGTGACAGAGGAgtacaaaaaatctttccttccacatgccatcaccctgtacaataacagataatagcctggttcattacatactgtctatgcactttatgtgttttctatgcacactgttcattgcaccttatttgtttcatagcacctacatttttttatttttatattgtatattcatatttattcttcactggaattctattctactccttaatacatactccttctttagacactttattttttattgtatttttattgtatttttatattttattgcttgaagtatgcctaggttgttctttttatttaattgtgttgtcattgtctatgtgtgtaatgctgctgctacactataatttcccagcttgggataaataaagtctatctatctatctatctatctatctatctatctatctatctatctatctatctatctatctatctatctatctatctatctatctatctatctatctatctatctatctatctatctatctatctatctatctatctatctatctatctatctagagtGTGTCTCACCTGTTCTGAGAGGGTTGTAGTGAAGACGAGACTTTGTCCTCACAGAACTTTCTCATTGCGAGAGTGGTGAGAGCCTGGTCCGCTCTGTGGATGCAACCAGAGGGGTATTAAAgggatatttcacattttttgaagAGGCATATATGAGTCagttatccatagtcagtgcaTAATTGACCACTGTTGAAAAAGACAGCAGCTTCTTGTATTTTAGCCGCCTTAAAAAGGCCCACTTAAAAAAGGGTAATGTATTCACTTGCCATTATCTATactctctttaaagccaccagactccactgataaaagcagtaattttactctgctggtctaccgctgccttgaACGGTTAGTtcgtttgtgttattgtgtaactGGTGTTTTTAAGGGTTAGGTCacattcaccaaagtcacatgaTACTCCTGGCTGCCATCTACTACAAGTTACACACAAGCtg
Coding sequences within:
- the LOC131968708 gene encoding tensin-2-like, with the translated sequence MGCIHSTSAGRMKTHRPDTDAGGIPIKADPEVHPEILQLAELAKAGSHAFTEKSFKRKRVCDVCKQNIDNPGAFCKECKVAVHKTCEAKVTPTCTSTSDLHGSTKSTPQKKRGSVPRSKSVEQVMEHVMEHHYDFDLTYITERIISVFFLPDLEEQQYRRNLQEVASMLKSKHQDKFLLLNLSEKRHDITRLNPKVQDYGWPDVHAPPLDRICAVCKAMETWLTSDPHNVVVLHCRGNKGKTGVIVAAYMHYSKISAGADQALTTLAMRKFCEDKVSSSLQPSQNRYIYYFGGLLSGTIKMNSSPLFLHQILIPSLPNFQTGGGYYPFLKIYQSLQLVYTSGVYDPQSSRARKLCVTMEPALLLKGDIMVKCYHRRSRAAEREVVFRVQFHTCTVHGAQLWFGKTELDLACTDDRFPPDATVEFIFSNGPEKMKGREYRKNDASIKVDYNTSDPVVRWDSYENFNLHHQDSIENIPHTRGPLDGSLYAQVRKRRGPGSTASAASPNGCLTSSPTVKLQTPSQPQPLTYTSDSNRLSVASNHLEDASPSINRPERENIDSPSRRGDGEDGAKEKRRGKEKDRETAILDDGDPPSPGGLRREHSCCGRTGAKCGDGGWEREPCFSDSHCLGRCNSVKKNPKSQTLPALPSKSMSPPPHSTHMELCHRHSAHPLPELPWERPPPPPPLPCLLRPCYPYSTPEHTHPHSHTLPALNRLCTGEECHLLHYSSHNPASHLSHQSLPSSPYREMFFSSPAPSSGCPCRDCSSRREHQSASVRAFHPLHPNQSENLHWSQGAGVQRMREVPPLWETENPWEAAREAEFWQCKSAMPAFRAHTSLDQSPNPDPRYAIGPHQGYPSPQSLMDVRDGASSGYHTPPQPRHSCPCSPYQSSPAESHESRGYASGYHSGSASPLPASSPSPGRGRLPETPSRSKDQHHTEHHKVEQVKADTEDDISQGSEGKSDSNGQSSTPGLDSDQDYTIIGSSSPTHTEDSVTADSPPQSQDTPTHLESGTNSSKAITPVPRETQSPNTSLSATQPSGEQSLSSDGKPGATQITGGSEGSNQLQASSYATVIITPVQVQLNGSALPSDTPSDSSSGLSMNPCASLSSSPSTTSPNSPIGSPDLQCSPQRSPLATDAAVQRLTPERDTSTDTKPPSPVPDGYHTPTFPLASYYYPLLNVPHVPYTGYTAVTIPAFQPPLPEKKRLSSTPGSLNGHNSLLRASSAPSPTHHVSFSPSVGEQRRGSSNSCREDADIRVNAKFVQDSSKYWYRPGITRDQAIAVLKDKEPGTFLIRDSNSFQGAYGLALKVATPPPNANITGSKGDPLEQLVRHFLIETGPRGVKIKGCQNESYFGSLSALVYQHSITPISLPCALRIPEKDLVGELQEMQSATNTSTAADLLKQGAACNVLYLNSVETESLTGPEAISKATKCTLALSPRPVATVVHFKVSAQGITLTDSKRRLFFRRHYPINSVTFSSLNPQDQRWTNSDSTSSKMFGFVARRTGSATENVCHLFAEMDPEQPAVAIVNFINKVMLGPQLRR